In the genome of Chiroxiphia lanceolata isolate bChiLan1 chromosome 5, bChiLan1.pri, whole genome shotgun sequence, the window gctttcctcccaattgctttattcttttttttttttaacagaggaGATTAAGCAGGCTGTGTAAGCAGCaaccctttcctccctcttttgtTTCTTGACTTCCTTATGTGATATTAAAATACTGTGAATattgagaaaaaagaaatctggcagaaaatgttctttgctGTCCTTTTGCAATGGAGCATTGTTCCTGAGACCTACACTGGGTTTTGTGGGCACAGTTGCAAAACCTCATCTTCGCTTTGTGTATTAACTGAGTTTTTCATTTGAGAATTCACTGAATACTGCTGAGTAACTTGCATTAGTCAGTattcttgtttgtgttttccctttaaTCTCAAATTATATCTATTGATTAGTTGTCAGAGTGCATTGATGGTGAAACATTGAGTTTGTGCTAGGTGTTAAAAAACTTGAAGACATGTTTTAGGAGCACAGCTAATAGATAATTCAGGATAGAAAACTTGGAGAACCTGGTGTGTCACCATGTTGTGTGACAGATCACATTGTATTTAATGTGAATGTATTTAAAGACAGCTGAATTCCTTGGAAACATACTGGGAGCTTTACAAGCTTGTGAacctagatttttttaaattctattttttatcTGTTAAGATTTAAGTATAAAGTgtgaattttcagaaatacacaAAGTATTAAACATGGACTATTGTACTTGAGCTGGATCATGGGTCAGGGAAATATAGTAGTAGAAGCTCTGTAGCTGCAGTGTTACAAGCATGAAGCTTATTCAGTGCACCAGCTCAATATTATTATTGAGTGTCATTCCTCCTAAACCGCTTGGTATATTCTCAGCTGGGTTTTTGTGAACCTCTGCCATGTGGAGCATTTCTTGTAGTTCTGATCTGTCACAGTTCTGCGTCcctaaataaatacatgatgATAGTAATTGCCAGCATATTCACATAACTGCATTTCCAGTCGGAGTAGCTATATTGATAGGTAGTTTTTAGTAAAGAGTGTTTTAAGATTGTAATACTCACTTTGAAAAATGAGCACCTGCACCCCCGTTTAACAAGCATGTCAACTTTAACTTCATGCTTTCAATGGAAGAATAATCCAAAGCTGCGACTTTGCTGGTGAGGGTAAGTTGGGACGCTCCCTGCTGTTCAAAAGGCAAAGTGGCACAATACACACGCAACATAGTCAGTATTGCTGCTAACTTTGTGTTCTGTGTCTATTAGCCTAAAGCAATTAGTTTGTTACTGTCTGTTTCACACAGTTTGTCTTActagcttttcattttaatcctCTTAAAGAAACTAAGCTTTTACTCAGTGTTTAAATCCTTTTTTGTTATGCAGGTATCTTTTTATGGTAATTTAATAGAAATCCAATTTAGGAAATGTGACCTTGTAGCACCACTGTAGTTtcatttaaagatttttaaaaattgtatttatttagtaGGTATCTTTTTTATGAGCTTAAAAGAAAGAACCTTGTggtgtttcccccccccccatttacCACTCAAAACTTAGTTTTGCTCTTAACTGAATCAGTTTTCTGTTCCCATGCACTTTTGGTGCATGGGAATCTTATTCTTCTATGAGATAACCACTTTAAAGGTTCTCACAGTaaatttgtgtgttttggtacaataaaaatttcataacatttttgcttctttaacAGGTATTCTTTATGTGGATTCCAGTTCTATTTCTTGAAAGTTATATATATTGTAAGGCATGTTTCCTAAAgttaaaggatttttaatttttttgtgtgtgtgtacctGTAGGAATCTTTGCCTTTAAATGTGCCCGGGCAGAAGAGCTATTTAACATGTTACAAGAGATAATGCAGAATAATAGCATAAATGTGGTAGAAGAACCAGTAGTAGAAAGGAATAATCATCAAACTGAATTGGAAGTTCCAAGAACCCCTCGAACACCTACCAGTAAGTATGGTTCTACTGTCAGATGACATACCTGAATGCAATGTGGTACTTAGCTGAAAATAGCATTTGATTTGCATTTAatctttaaataattaaaaagaaagctaaTTGAAAGCTGAGACTAACTACCAGTAATGTAGTCTATTGAGGTACTTGCTGAGGATTCTCTTTTGAGAACCCTAAGTCTTGGAAGCAGAACTGCCATAGTAAAATTCTTCACCTCTATGAAATAAGTTTTGGGAACTTAGTTGTTGCATGAGAACACTTACAAATACACCTATTGAATTGCTTTATAATATATCAACATGTTTTACCTGTAGCATTTCTGAGAAATGTTAATGTTGGGCAATGTTCCAACCTTtttattaggggaaaaaaagtactgGTAAAACCACATGTACAGTggctttggaatttttttcttttgctcgAAGTAGGAGGACGGGCAGACTGGAGTGCTTTCAGAAATACCAGAAGACTGTAGGTAATCTCACCCAGATGGCTTGATATTTGAAACTAGGAATTCCAGGTTGTTGATGATTTTAGAGGAATGGAAGCTTAGGTAAATAAGTCTCTGTTTGTCAGGGAGACACGTTAATGATAGAAAGTTGGATAGGGAGCTTAGGGGGAGGACTGCAGTGTGTAACACCCAGGTTTCATAGTTGCTTCAGACATGTTTCCCAGTAAATACTGGGATGCTATTCTCTGCTGTCTGTTTCCTTCCTCCAAGCAAAATTGAGCCTTGTGAATATTTAATActgttttacatattttaatttcccttttgaaaattgaaaatgaatatataaaGCATCTTACTAATATACAGTAAAATGTTCTATTTTAATatggttttgcttgttttctaaTTGAATCAGCTCCTGGGTTCAATGCACAAAGTTTACCTAATGGCTATCCCAGATACCCATCTTTTGGAGATGCTTCATCACATCCTTCCAGCAGACATCCTTCTGTGGGAAGTGCACGCCTCCCCTCTGTCGGTGAAGAATCAACACATCCTTTACTTGTAGCAGAAGAGCAAgtgagtggtttttttcctctcatacAACTTAGGTTCCacatttcttcagatttttataATGACTTTTCTGTAGGCTTTCACTTGTGTTTTTCAGTATCAGGTGTAATGTATTTCTACCGTATTTTTAAGTACCTCAGAAAAGTgtttattatataatttttattatattttgccTCTTTAAAATGATACTTTGTAGGATAgctttatatttatatacaaataaaatatagaaagtATGTATTTGCATTATACTATTTTCAAAAATgtcagtaattatttttaaacacaagtAATTGTACATTATAATGAGAGATCCTGGTCAAAAAGCTACTTTATGTGTAAGTCTTCTGTTTGGCAAATAGAAATCATGGAATATTTTAGATTATAAGGGACCTCTAGTCCTTTAGATCAAATTTTTAAGTTAGAGACAGCTGCACAGAGCTTTGTCTTGGTCATGTTTTTAATACTGCAAACAAGGGGATTCCATAGAACCTGAGCCAtgtgttccagtgtttcaccaccttTGTTGTAAAAACATTTCTCCCTAATAtgtaatcagatttttttcttgttacagCTGTTGTCCACTGCCCCTTAGCCTTTTGCTGAATATCTCCAAAAAGGGtctggctctgtcttctttatATGTTAGGTAGTTGAAAACAGCTGTTAGGTGGTTCCCTGGCCTTTTCCTTAAGATGGAACAAAGACGGTGCTCTCAGCTTCTCCTTGTATGTcacatgctccagccctccaCTAGCCTTTCTCCAGTATGGTGATGTCtgtcttgtactgaggagctcAGATTCAGTCTCACAAGAACTGAGTTGATGGTAATAATCATGTTCCTTAACCTACTGGTTGTGCTACTGCTAACACAAACCAGtgcaggtttgttttttcattgctgCCAGAGCATGCTGCTGACTCACATTTGACTTACCATCTACCTGGACCCCCAACTTTGCTGCAAGGCTCCTCTTCAAGTCAGTTGGTGTCTAGCCTGTTGGTGGTGGTCTATACCAGGCACTGGACTTTGcattttgctgttgctgaggTTTCCATGAGGTCAGTTTTCCAGGCTGCTGAGATCCCTCTCAATGGAAAGCCTACCAGTCTGGGAAAGACTGAAAACTCTCAGAGGGTGTGTTCTCTCTCATCATTCAGGTTGCTGATGAAAATGTCAGATGTTAGTCAAGTTTAATAATGTCATGTGGTTTAGGAAGATTTCTCTGTGTGACAAGAAGCAGTATTGGAAAACAGAGAGGGTAACCAGAGCAGAGTGCAGAGAACTGTCTTGTGGGAAAGGATTTGTTAGGAGCTACCTCGGAATAGTTCAGGTGTTATTGTTGGAGTTATTGAAGCGTAAATGAGTTAAAGTATCAGCGTAAGAGTCAAGTGAGCTGTAAATAACACTTCAGCCTGTAGAGCTTGACAGAGAGGTTTGGAAGGCTACACGACTGCTGCTGTAAAATACTACTTTTGCTGTTTGGGTATCCAgacacagaattaaaatttagaGAAAGAATCCAGTGTTTCCCATTCAGCCTTGTGTTGATCCACTTTGGGAAATTGGAGGGATAACCTAGTAGtatatttttgcctttcctaGCAGCATATGGTGACAACTCCTGCTTCTATTTAATTCTGAGTTCCACTCTTCATATggaattatatatttttctatttcagtttctgttatTATGAAGCTGTTGGCTCTTGAAGAAAGAATTGACTGTTCTTTCAGTAGACCCAACCTCTCTTTTTGTTCCTGCAGTAGTACACAAGGCAAGAGCCTGACGGTTTTTTTAGGTCTCtctatggttttgttttgttttgatttgcaaGTTTCCTTTGCAATGTGGAAATTACAAAGACAAATTTAGGAAAATAACTGTTGGTCACTGTCATGGTAAGGGACAAAAAAGTAAAGCTCTCACTAATCTGTCTGTGTGAAGTAATGAGTTAATGGATGTAATGAAGTAAGGAGCAGCCCAAGTTTGCCCTGatcagagcagagctgtaatAGAACCTGAAAAGTGAGAATTAGAGCACAACTGAGATAAAACATcaaataaaactaattattAATCTAAAATATAAATTCGGTTCTTTTGTTATAGTAGCAttaacaaaaccaacaacaaaatttcagggaaaaaacccaaaactgaccACAGTTCAACAAAACGTGAGAGGTGACCTTTACTCTTAAACGCCTGCCATaacaaaatcttattttctggtatttttattagaaaagtGGGGAGctaagaaggaaagaaatttggagaggggaaaaagaggcaCAAAGAGCATTtgaatttcctcattttttcttcctcttttaggTGCACACTTACGTCAACACTACTGGAgtacaagaagaaagaaaaaatcgATTGAGTGTGCATGTGCCACTGGAATCAAAGctttcaaacactgaaataacTAAAGTGAAAGAAGATCAGATGTGTACTGATGACAGAGATGCTCAGGTTCTCCTGGAGCCTGAAGGAGTCAAATTTGTTTTAGGACCAACACCTGTTCAAAGGCAGTTaatggaaagagagaaactggAGCAACTTGGGAGAGATCAAGTTAGCGGCAGCAGCACAAACAACACTGAATGGGACACTGGGTACGACAGCGATGAACGTAGAGAAACACCATCTGGTAATAAACTGGtgtatgaaaatataaataggTTATCAATCCCTAGTGCCTCAGGGGTCAGGAGAGGTCGCTTGACATCAACCAGTACCTCAGACACCCAGAACATTAACAACTCTGCTCAGAGGAGAACTGCGCTGTTGAACTATGAGAACTTGCCATCCTTGCCTCCTGTTTGGGAAGCTCGCAAGCTGAGTAGAGATGAAGATGACAGTTTAGGACCAAAGACCCCATCTCTGAATGGCTACCACAATAACCTAGATCTAATGCATAATTATGTCAATACAGAGAATGTAACAGTACCAGCAAGTGCTCATAAAATAGAATTTGCACGACGTCGGGACTGTACCCCAACAGTCTTTAACTTTGACATTAGGCGTCCAAGTTTAGAACACAGGCAGCTCAACTATATACAGGTTGACTTGGAAGGTGGTAGTGACTCTGACAACCCTCAGACTCCAAAAACCCCCACCACTCCACTTCCGCAAACTCCAACCAGGCGCACAGACCTGTATGCTGTGATAGACATTGAAAGAACTGCTGCTATGTCAAGCTTGCAAAAAGCACTGCCCCGAGATGATGGTACTTCTAGGAAAACTAGACATAACAGTACTGACCTGCCTATGTGAGCCTGGGAAGCATTGAATCATTTGCACCTTTTGTGAAGTTTATAACATTGAAGATGCGAGTACTTTGCATTTCTTAACACTAATGCCTTTTATAGACTAATAGAACTTTTTCTGCATACTTCATGTACTTGTCTAACTAAAGGGAATTAATGTAGAGCAAGTATTCATCTAGGTAACACTATTTCATTCTACAGTAGAAGTAATTACTGCATAGCAGCATCACCACCTTTCACAGTGCCTCCTTAATTGATTAGAGTCTGAGTGACATGCTGGTTTtgaatttataaatattctGGTCTGGTGCCTATACTCATTAATGGCATTTATAACACTTTTTAAAGCCTCTTGATATGTGCATTATTAGCAGGTAAACCTAATCTTTCAATATACATATCTTACATTCATTTCTCATTGAAGTGGTTCCTCCAGAATGAAATGTATGTAATACACTAATTCACTCAGTTTGACACACACAAGATACATTGGTTCATCTCAAGGAATATAAACACCACACCTTTTTTGCCTGTGGGCAAGAAGGCCTCTAATTCCTGACAGTTTTCTCAACTTGTGTGATTTTTGAGAGGTCACATTGATGTTCGTTGATCAGAGCTATAAACACATCTAAATCCAGCCTTAAGCTCCTTCCGCTAGAGTAGAATTCCAAGTTGCATATCAAATTCCCTGTGAAATCTGGCAAAATTTTAATCCCATtagagttttggggttttttgtgaagGAATTCACAGGTGGGCTGTATGAATTAAGGCTCTCTTGTCATTTCTTAGTTCActgtccttttctttctttgcatttgtatgtttcttttttatttgttccatAATGTCTCgttttaaaagtcaaaattttGTACATATCTTTAATTATTGTTCAGGGTCATATATGTGTTTGTCTTATTCTCTGCATTTGACAAAGAAAGACTCTTGAAGGTCAAATAGTTGTCTTTGTCCAGTGTTCTACTTTTTTATGCCTGACAGAAAtatcccagctctccagcagcatGCATTATTGCACAACTGGAAAGGTTTATTATGCAGTTATTGTCTTCCACTAAAGCATCAAACACAGGTTACACGGGAGGCAGGGTACTGGACTCGATAGTTCTTTATAGAAAGTTGTACATTCTAGCAGTGTGCATCCATAGGTGATAGTATACTTTAATTTAGAAAGATATGTAGTAAATTATCTGAAGGTAGTATTATCTACAAGCgtaattctttccttttgcagttGGTGAATTTGGTCACAATGATGGCTGCTCAGTGTTACAGGTACATCCAGGTAGAATGTTCTTTGTTGAATACGCCAGATGCACCCttagaagtttttattttgttttgtttattaataCTCTGAATAATCTTAGAATTCTGGCAGTATTGCAGGCGCACCTTGGTACTAGCAGTAGAAGAGATTGCTCTTGAGCCTGTGATTGCAAAGGAACTGACACTTGTGTGAACTGGTATGATGTAAAATAACCCCTGAACTGTGAGGAAAAACATGCACAAAAAGCCATTTGGAGATCTGGAAAAGCATTAAGGGTCTTCATGCAATATCTGAGTtgaagttttattaaaaaaaaaactacagttattttcagtcttttaaattGGTGTgtatttctgttcctcttttttctttggtcTTCTCTCATTTAGTAGTGGCATCAGTAGTAGCACCTGAAATACATGTGTCTTGCCACACCATTAGCTGGTATCAGGCAACTTTTTCACTTtgactttaattattttttacagaCTGTATGGTACTGAAATACCAGATGCATAAAGACTATAATTTGCAGAAGTAAAAGATGGGAGTCACTGAGACCATTATGAGGACCTTAAAcgagatttaaaaaaaacccaaaacaatccTCATTAATGATTTCATGATCAGCCTTTGCATATTCGTGTGATAGGCTTGTTGACTTGTGATGAGACCTTGGTACTCAAAAAGGTAATGACTACCTAAAGCTAGGCATTTTACAGGTCTGCAGTCTCTTGAaaggagccaggtgggggtcagcctcttctccgAGGCAACTAGTGATGagacaagaggacatagtcttgagctgcaccagaggaggtttatgTTAGACATTAGCAAGAAATTCATCACAGAATGTAagattagacattggaatgggctgcccagagaggtggtggagttaccgtccctggaggtgtttaaggaaagactgaatgtgggtggcactgagtgccatggtctagttgatgAGGTAGTGTtcagtcataggttggacttcatgatctcagaggtcttttccaacttaattgattctgtgattctgtaagtgTTCCCACACATCTTTGCCCTTGCCTCACCTTATGCTATGGACCAGTCTTGGTCTGTACTGAAGAGAAATTACCATGCATTGCAAAATACTGGATTAATAATACTGGTGTGATTCTTTTTCTTAGTGTATAGCTCACTTAAGTTTGTGAGCTGAACTGATGCTTCAGCTTGTGTTTTCAGACAAACGTGTTTGATCTAACTAGCTGCTTAGAAATATTTGGTCCTCATCTGTATAGTTTGGACAAATTAATTGGACCCTAAAAACACACCTGTGAGGCAGGAAAGTAATATTCTTAAGTGCCAAATATGGAAACAGGTTTCAGGTAGATCGTAAGTAACCTGCTGAAATTTCAACAACCACACATATCTCTCCTTAGTTCCACTGCACTGTCCTATGCATTTAGTCTGAATAGTTTCAGATAAAAGGAATGGtctgagaatttttttatcttgttgCAAGTTTTGCAATGTTTTCCTAGCTCTGGTCCCTAGAATTGAGAACATACTGAAGTTTCAACTTTTTGTAGCCTTAATTATACTAACGAGTCTGATGACATGTTTTCCAGGACTACTTTTTTAACATCTTACTTTTTACAGGTGGGATAATGCTTTCTCATTTTGTGTATGCTGCAAACATATTGAGTATTCCCTGTTACCCATACTACTCATCTTTagcattctttattttctgcccCTTGAAGTAGATGCAGTTGCAATGCACTTTACTCTTTTAGActtggtaaatatttttttcaatttttcttttaaaggctgTGATGTTGGATTTAGTTTCTGTAATCTAGGATtcagttttcagctgaaatCTCTCCACAGTATTTAGATCGTATTTATTTTGGGCCCACAGATGTATAGACCAAGAAACTACAAATATGTAACTATTTTCTTTAGTTAATGAGACATATTAAGTTTACATAAACAAGGTCCTGCAAAAATGGTAACATCTCCATCAGTTCTATTTTTCATCCATGACATGTGGTTGGCTGCTGCCCTTCAAGCATATTTGACAAGGGAAAGCCTTTAACTGTAGGTATTCCTTTAATGCAATGATTTGGGAAAGATATACATTAGTGTATCTTTTAAACAAGGAAACTGAGTTGGTAAAAAAGATGAAACGGTGACCAAAAGTACATAAAGATTGTAGTAGAAATACAGGTAGTGAGAATTTAATCCACTGTTATATCAGGAAAATAATCTTCTGTTTCCCCCAGTAAATACATTTTGCATATGACAGGGGTTGAATGTGATGGTGTGCATTGAAGCACTATTCCTGTTCCTATTAAAGTCTGCAGAGCTTTTATAGGAAACTTAACTATTCGAGGAGACATTTCATATAATAAATTGCTTAAACCccctggggtgtgtgtgtgtgtgtgtgtgtgtgtatgtccCCCGCCCCCAGATGTTTggatatttgtgtgtgtgtttacacCTCTGACTGTAGCTTGGGTGtaaaaaatgtcacagaaatatGTAAGCTGTACAAAGTCCAAAACAGTGTCAAAACAGAGCTGCTTTGGTATGTGACAGACCAGCAGTtgattttgcttgttttttgacAGTGTGTATTGGCTCAAAATCTGGCTgtccttgtttttgttttatatttaatgaCTTCTCAATGAGACAGAGTAAGGAGAGAGCAGATTGTTTTTATTCACTGTCGGTGAAGTAAAAATGGAAGTTCTGATTAATGTCAGTTACTGCTTTGAGCATGTAACGATGTATCTGATTTGGACCTCTATTTCTAAGCAGTATTCTCTTCATGTAAAGGTGGGATCAATGGTGAAGTTCCATTTCTGCACTGTACTAATTTATTTAATGGCTGCAAATA includes:
- the FRS2 gene encoding fibroblast growth factor receptor substrate 2 produces the protein MGSCCSCPDKETVPDNHRNKFKVINVDDDGNELGSGIMELTDTELILYTRKRDSVKWHYLCLRRYGYDSNLFSFESGRRCQTGQGIFAFKCARAEELFNMLQEIMQNNSINVVEEPVVERNNHQTELEVPRTPRTPTTPGFNAQSLPNGYPRYPSFGDASSHPSSRHPSVGSARLPSVGEESTHPLLVAEEQVHTYVNTTGVQEERKNRLSVHVPLESKLSNTEITKVKEDQMCTDDRDAQVLLEPEGVKFVLGPTPVQRQLMEREKLEQLGRDQVSGSSTNNTEWDTGYDSDERRETPSGNKLVYENINRLSIPSASGVRRGRLTSTSTSDTQNINNSAQRRTALLNYENLPSLPPVWEARKLSRDEDDSLGPKTPSLNGYHNNLDLMHNYVNTENVTVPASAHKIEFARRRDCTPTVFNFDIRRPSLEHRQLNYIQVDLEGGSDSDNPQTPKTPTTPLPQTPTRRTDLYAVIDIERTAAMSSLQKALPRDDGTSRKTRHNSTDLPM